In Streptomyces sp. NBC_00878, a single window of DNA contains:
- a CDS encoding F0F1 ATP synthase subunit epsilon gives MAAELHVELVAADRSVWSGEATLVVARTTSGDIGVMPGHQPLLGVLESGPVTIRTSDGGTVVAAVHGGFISFADNKLSLLAEIAELSDEIDVQRAERELERAKAEGDASAERRADVRLRAVSTH, from the coding sequence TTGGCTGCTGAGCTGCATGTCGAGCTCGTCGCCGCGGACCGCAGTGTCTGGTCCGGCGAGGCCACCCTGGTCGTCGCGCGCACCACGTCCGGCGACATCGGCGTCATGCCCGGTCACCAGCCGCTGCTCGGTGTGCTGGAGTCGGGCCCGGTGACCATCCGTACGAGTGATGGTGGAACGGTCGTCGCCGCTGTGCACGGCGGTTTCATCTCGTTCGCCGACAACAAGCTGTCGCTGCTGGCCGAGATCGCCGAGCTGTCGGACGAGATCGACGTCCAGCGCGCGGAGCGGGAGCTCGAGCGCGCGAAGGCGGAGGGCGATGCCTCCGCCGAGCGCCGCGCGGACGTCCGTCTGCGAGCGGTGTCGACGCACTGA
- the atpD gene encoding F0F1 ATP synthase subunit beta: MTTTVETAVATGRVARVIGPVVDVEFPVDAMPEIYNALHVEVADPANAGEKKILTLEVAQHLGDGLVRTISMQPTDGLVRQAPVTNTGSGISVPVGDFTKGKVFNTLGEVLNTDEQYEGERWTIHRKAPAFDQLESKTEMFETGLKVVDLLTPYVKGGKIGLFGGAGVGKTVLIQEMIMRVANLHEGVSVFAGVGERTREGNDLIAEMEESGVLDKTALVFGQMDEPPGTRLRVALAGLTMAEYFRDVQKQDVLFFIDNIFRFTQAGSEVSTLLGRMPSAVGYQPNLADEMGLLQERITSTRGHSITSMQAIYVPADDLTDPAPATTFAHLDATTVLSRPISEKGIYPAVDPLDSTSRILDPRYIAQDHYDAAMRVKTILQKNKDLQDIIAILGIDELGEEDKLVVHRARRVERFLSQNTHAAKQFTGVDGSDVPLEESITAFNAICDGEYDHFPEQAFFMCGGLEDLKAKAKELGVS, translated from the coding sequence ATGACGACGACAGTTGAGACGGCCGTTGCCACGGGCCGCGTCGCCCGGGTCATCGGCCCGGTCGTCGACGTGGAATTCCCCGTCGACGCCATGCCGGAGATCTACAACGCCCTTCACGTCGAGGTGGCCGACCCGGCCAACGCCGGCGAGAAGAAGATCCTGACCCTGGAGGTCGCCCAGCACCTGGGTGACGGCCTGGTCCGCACCATCTCGATGCAGCCCACCGACGGTCTGGTCCGCCAGGCCCCGGTGACCAACACCGGCTCGGGCATCAGCGTCCCGGTCGGCGACTTCACCAAGGGCAAGGTGTTCAACACCCTCGGTGAGGTGCTGAACACCGACGAGCAGTACGAGGGCGAGCGCTGGACCATCCACCGCAAGGCCCCCGCGTTCGACCAGCTCGAGTCGAAGACCGAGATGTTCGAGACGGGCCTGAAGGTCGTCGACCTTCTCACCCCGTACGTCAAGGGCGGCAAGATCGGTCTGTTCGGTGGTGCCGGTGTCGGCAAGACCGTGCTGATCCAGGAAATGATCATGCGTGTCGCCAACCTCCACGAGGGCGTCTCCGTCTTCGCGGGCGTCGGTGAGCGCACCCGTGAGGGCAACGACCTCATCGCGGAGATGGAAGAGTCCGGCGTTCTGGACAAGACCGCTCTTGTCTTCGGTCAGATGGACGAGCCCCCGGGCACCCGTCTGCGCGTGGCGCTGGCCGGTCTGACCATGGCGGAGTACTTCCGCGATGTGCAGAAGCAGGACGTGCTGTTCTTCATCGACAACATCTTCCGCTTCACCCAGGCCGGTTCCGAGGTGTCCACCCTGCTCGGCCGTATGCCGTCCGCGGTGGGTTACCAGCCGAACCTCGCCGACGAGATGGGCCTCCTCCAGGAGCGCATCACCTCGACGCGTGGTCACTCGATCACCTCGATGCAGGCGATCTACGTCCCCGCGGACGACCTGACCGACCCGGCCCCGGCCACCACGTTCGCCCACCTCGACGCGACGACGGTGCTCTCCCGTCCGATCTCCGAGAAGGGCATCTACCCGGCCGTGGACCCGCTGGACTCCACGTCCCGCATCCTGGACCCGCGGTACATCGCGCAGGACCACTACGACGCCGCCATGCGCGTCAAGACGATCCTGCAGAAGAACAAGGACCTCCAGGACATCATCGCGATCCTCGGTATCGACGAGCTCGGCGAGGAGGACAAGCTCGTCGTCCACCGTGCCCGTCGCGTGGAGCGCTTCCTGTCCCAGAACACCCACGCCGCCAAGCAGTTCACCGGCGTCGACGGTTCGGACGTTCCGCTGGAGGAGTCGATCACGGCCTTCAACGCGATCTGCGACGGCGAGTACGACCACTTCCCGGAGCAGGCGTTCTTCATGTGCGGTGGCCTGGAGGACCTCAAGGCCAAGGCCAAGGAGCTCGGCGTCTCCTGA
- a CDS encoding F0F1 ATP synthase subunit gamma has product MGAQLRVYKRRIKTVTATKKITKAMEMIAASRVVKAQRKVAASAPYATELTRAVTAVGTGSNTQHPLTTEAETATRAAVLLLTSDRGLAGAFNSNAIKAAEQLTARLEAEGKEVDTYIVGRRGLAHYNFRERVVSESWSGFTDEPSYADAKKVAVPLIEAIEKETADGGVDELHIVYTEFVSMMTQTAVDSRLLPLSLEEVAEESSTKDEILPLYDFEPSAEDVLDALLPRYVESRIYNALLQSAASKHAATRRAMKSATDNAGDLITSLSRLANAARQAEITQEISEIVGGSAALSDATAGSDR; this is encoded by the coding sequence ATGGGAGCCCAGCTCCGGGTCTACAAGCGTCGCATCAAAACCGTCACCGCGACCAAGAAGATCACCAAGGCGATGGAGATGATCGCCGCCTCGCGCGTCGTCAAGGCGCAGCGCAAGGTGGCGGCCTCCGCGCCGTACGCGACCGAGCTCACCCGCGCGGTCACGGCGGTCGGCACGGGCTCGAACACGCAGCACCCGCTGACCACCGAGGCCGAGACGGCGACCCGTGCCGCGGTACTGCTCCTCACGAGCGACCGCGGCCTGGCCGGCGCCTTCAACTCCAACGCGATCAAGGCCGCCGAGCAGCTGACGGCGCGCCTGGAGGCCGAGGGCAAGGAGGTCGACACGTACATCGTCGGCCGCCGCGGTCTGGCCCACTACAACTTCCGTGAGCGTGTCGTCTCGGAGTCGTGGTCGGGATTCACCGACGAGCCCTCGTACGCGGACGCGAAGAAGGTCGCCGTGCCGCTGATCGAGGCCATCGAGAAGGAGACGGCGGACGGCGGCGTGGACGAACTCCACATCGTCTACACCGAGTTCGTCTCGATGATGACGCAGACGGCGGTCGACAGCCGCCTGCTGCCCCTGAGCCTCGAAGAGGTTGCGGAGGAGTCGTCCACCAAGGACGAGATCCTTCCGCTGTACGACTTCGAGCCGTCGGCGGAGGACGTCCTCGACGCCCTCCTGCCGCGGTACGTCGAAAGCCGGATCTACAACGCGCTGCTCCAGTCGGCTGCCTCCAAGCACGCCGCCACGCGCCGCGCGATGAAGTCGGCCACCGACAACGCGGGAGACCTGATCACTTCACTCTCCCGACTTGCCAACGCGGCCCGCCAGGCCGAAATCACCCAGGAAATCAGCGAGATCGTCGGTGGCTCCGCAGCCCTGTCCGACGCGACCGCGGGGAGTGACAGGTAA
- the atpA gene encoding F0F1 ATP synthase subunit alpha, protein MAELTIRPEEIRDALENFVQSYKPDAASREEVGTVTLAGDGIAKVEGLPSAMASELLKFEDGTLGLALNLEEREIGAIVLGEFSGIEEGQPVTRTGEVLSVAVGEGYLGRVVDPLGTPIDGLGEIETSGRRALELQAPGVMARKSVHEPMETGYKAVDAMTPIGRGQRQLIIGDRQTGKTALAVDTIINQRDNWRTGDPNKQVRCVYVAIGQKGSTIASVRGALEEAGALEYTTIVAAPASDPAGFKYLAPYTGSAIGQQWMYEGKHVLIIFDDLSKQADAYRAVSLLLRRPPGREAYPGDVFYLHSRLLERCAKLSDEMGAGSMTGLPIVETKANDVSAFIPTNVISITDGQCFLESDLFNAGQRPALNVGISVSRVGGSAQHKAMRQVSGRLRVDLAQFRELEAFAAFGSDLDAASKSQLDRGQRMVELLKQAQYQPMATEDQVVSIWAGTTGRMDEVPVADVRRFEKELLEYLHRKEQGLMTSIKEGGKMSDDTLTAIADAIADFKKQFETSDGKLLGEDAPAAAGK, encoded by the coding sequence ATGGCGGAGCTCACGATCCGGCCGGAGGAGATCCGGGATGCGCTGGAGAACTTTGTCCAGTCGTACAAGCCGGACGCGGCCTCGCGCGAGGAGGTCGGTACGGTCACCCTTGCCGGCGACGGCATCGCGAAGGTCGAGGGCCTGCCCTCGGCCATGGCCAGCGAACTGCTGAAGTTCGAGGACGGCACCCTCGGCCTCGCGCTCAACCTGGAAGAGCGCGAGATCGGCGCCATCGTCCTCGGTGAGTTCAGCGGCATCGAGGAGGGGCAGCCGGTCACGCGTACCGGCGAGGTCCTGTCCGTGGCCGTCGGCGAGGGCTACCTCGGCCGCGTGGTCGACCCGCTCGGCACCCCGATCGACGGACTCGGCGAGATCGAGACGTCCGGACGCCGCGCCCTCGAACTGCAGGCCCCGGGCGTCATGGCCCGTAAGTCGGTGCACGAGCCGATGGAGACCGGCTACAAGGCCGTCGACGCGATGACCCCGATCGGCCGTGGCCAGCGCCAGCTGATCATCGGTGACCGCCAGACCGGCAAGACCGCCCTGGCTGTCGACACGATCATCAACCAGCGCGACAACTGGCGCACCGGCGACCCGAACAAGCAGGTCCGCTGCGTGTACGTCGCCATCGGTCAGAAGGGCTCGACCATCGCCTCCGTGCGTGGCGCCCTCGAAGAGGCCGGCGCGCTGGAGTACACGACCATCGTCGCCGCCCCGGCGTCCGACCCGGCCGGCTTCAAGTACCTTGCGCCGTACACCGGTTCGGCCATCGGCCAGCAGTGGATGTACGAGGGCAAGCACGTCCTCATCATCTTCGACGACCTCTCGAAGCAGGCCGACGCCTACCGCGCGGTGTCCCTGCTGCTCCGCCGCCCGCCGGGGCGCGAGGCGTACCCCGGTGACGTCTTCTACCTGCACTCCCGTCTGCTGGAGCGCTGCGCGAAGCTCTCCGACGAGATGGGCGCGGGCTCGATGACCGGTCTGCCGATCGTCGAGACCAAGGCGAATGACGTGTCCGCGTTCATTCCGACCAACGTCATCTCCATCACCGACGGCCAGTGCTTCCTGGAGTCGGACCTGTTCAACGCCGGTCAGCGCCCCGCGCTGAACGTCGGTATCTCCGTCTCCCGAGTCGGTGGTTCCGCACAGCACAAGGCGATGCGCCAGGTGTCCGGCCGACTGCGCGTCGACCTCGCCCAGTTCCGTGAGCTGGAGGCGTTCGCCGCCTTCGGTTCCGACCTGGACGCCGCGTCGAAGTCGCAGCTGGACCGCGGTCAGCGGATGGTCGAGCTGCTCAAGCAGGCTCAGTACCAGCCGATGGCCACCGAGGACCAGGTCGTCTCCATCTGGGCCGGCACCACCGGCCGGATGGACGAGGTGCCCGTGGCCGACGTCCGCCGCTTCGAGAAGGAGCTCCTTGAGTACCTGCACCGCAAGGAGCAGGGCCTCATGACCTCCATCAAGGAGGGCGGCAAGATGTCGGACGACACCCTGACGGCCATCGCCGACGCGATCGCGGACTTCAAGAAGCAGTTCGAGACGTCGGACGGCAAGCTGCTCGGCGAGGACGCCCCTGCCGCCGCCGGCAAGTGA
- a CDS encoding F0F1 ATP synthase subunit delta → MNGASREALAAARERLDALTDNTSVDAGSLAGELAAVTALLDREVSLRRVLTDPAQAGEAKAELAGRLFGGQVSGTTADLVAGLVRSRWSRSRDLVDSVEELADTADLTAAQQSGKLDEVEDELFRFGRIVSSNTELRAALTDRAATTAAKSELLRSLLGGRANATTERLVARLVTAPRGRSLESGLESLSKLAAERRNRMVAVVTSAVPLSDTQKQRLGAALAKLYGRQMHLNLDVDPEVLGGIRVQVGDEVINGSIADRLEDVGRRMAS, encoded by the coding sequence ATGAACGGAGCGAGCCGCGAGGCCCTGGCCGCCGCACGTGAGCGTCTCGACGCGCTGACGGACAACACGTCCGTCGACGCGGGGTCGCTCGCCGGTGAGCTGGCCGCTGTCACCGCGCTGCTCGACCGCGAGGTGTCACTGCGTCGGGTCCTCACCGACCCGGCGCAGGCCGGAGAGGCGAAGGCCGAACTGGCCGGGCGTCTGTTCGGCGGCCAGGTCAGCGGCACGACCGCTGATCTGGTGGCCGGTCTGGTGCGCTCCCGCTGGTCGCGGTCGCGCGATCTGGTCGACTCCGTCGAGGAACTGGCCGACACCGCCGACCTCACGGCCGCGCAGCAGTCGGGCAAGCTCGACGAGGTCGAGGACGAGCTGTTCCGGTTCGGCCGGATCGTCTCGTCGAACACCGAACTGCGGGCCGCGCTGACCGACCGCGCCGCCACCACCGCGGCCAAGAGCGAGCTGCTGCGCAGCCTGCTCGGCGGCCGGGCCAACGCGACGACCGAGCGTCTGGTCGCGCGCCTTGTGACGGCGCCCCGGGGACGTAGCCTGGAGTCGGGACTCGAGTCCCTGTCCAAGCTCGCCGCCGAGCGCCGCAACCGCATGGTCGCCGTCGTCACCTCGGCGGTTCCGCTGAGCGATACGCAGAAGCAGCGCCTGGGTGCCGCCCTCGCGAAGCTCTACGGCCGCCAGATGCACCTCAATCTCGACGTGGACCCCGAGGTCCTCGGCGGGATCCGGGTGCAGGTCGGCGACGAGGTCATCAACGGCTCCATCGCGGACCGGCTGGAGGACGTCGGCCGCCGCATGGCGAGCTAG
- a CDS encoding F0F1 ATP synthase subunit B, which yields MSQLLIVAAEEMENPLVPPIPELVIGLIAFVIVFGFLAKKLLPNINKVLEQRREAIEGGIEKAEAAQTEAQSVLEQYKAQLAEARHEAARLRQEAQEQGATLIAEMRAEGQRQREEIIAAGHSQLAADRKAAASALRQDVGQLATELAGKLVGESLEDHARQSRTIDRFLDGLDESAAKAEASR from the coding sequence ATGAGCCAGCTGCTCATTGTCGCGGCCGAGGAGATGGAGAATCCCCTCGTTCCGCCGATTCCCGAGCTGGTCATCGGCCTGATCGCCTTCGTCATCGTCTTCGGCTTCCTCGCCAAGAAGCTTCTTCCGAACATCAACAAGGTTCTGGAGCAGCGCCGCGAGGCCATCGAGGGCGGTATCGAGAAGGCCGAGGCCGCTCAGACCGAAGCCCAGAGCGTGCTCGAGCAGTACAAGGCTCAGCTCGCCGAGGCCCGCCACGAGGCCGCGCGTCTGCGCCAGGAGGCGCAGGAGCAGGGCGCCACGCTCATCGCCGAGATGCGCGCGGAAGGCCAGCGGCAGCGTGAGGAGATCATCGCCGCCGGTCACTCGCAGCTCGCGGCCGACCGCAAGGCCGCCGCGTCCGCGCTGCGCCAGGACGTGGGCCAGCTGGCCACCGAACTGGCCGGCAAGCTCGTCGGCGAGTCCCTTGAGGACCACGCCCGGCAGAGCCGCACGATCGACCGGTTCCTCGACGGCCTCGACGAGTCCGCTGCGAAGGCCGAGGCGTCGCGATGA
- a CDS encoding ATP synthase subunit C, with the protein MAATETLAAVSGSLGSIGYGLAAIGPGVGVGIIFGNGTQALARQPEAAGLIRANQILGFAFCEALALIGLVMPFVYGK; encoded by the coding sequence ATGGCTGCCACTGAGACCCTCGCCGCTGTCTCCGGCTCCCTCGGCTCCATCGGCTACGGCCTTGCCGCGATCGGCCCCGGCGTCGGCGTCGGCATCATCTTCGGTAACGGCACCCAGGCCCTTGCCCGTCAGCCCGAGGCTGCCGGCCTGATCCGTGCCAACCAGATTCTCGGCTTCGCCTTCTGTGAGGCGCTCGCCCTCATTGGCCTGGTCATGCCGTTCGTCTACGGCAAGTAG
- the atpB gene encoding F0F1 ATP synthase subunit A produces MSADPTQVLAFETDCHIFDGCGFPAPGLHSFLFEPLVGDADSSVYFNKTMLLALLGSVIVVGFFWAAFRKPKVVPGKLQMVAESGYDFIRRGVVYETIGRKEGEKYVPLVVSLFFFIWMMNLWSIVPLAQFPVTSIIAYPAVLAAIVYVTWVSLTFKRHGFVGAFKNFTGYDKSLGPVLPLAMFIELLSNLIVRPFTHAVRLFANMFAGHTLLLLFTIASWYLLNGLGIAYASVSFVMVIVMTAFELFIQALQAYVFVLLTCTFIQGALAEHH; encoded by the coding sequence GTGAGTGCTGACCCGACGCAGGTGCTCGCCTTTGAGACCGACTGCCACATCTTTGACGGCTGTGGATTCCCGGCTCCCGGCCTGCACTCGTTCCTGTTCGAGCCCCTCGTGGGCGATGCGGACAGCAGCGTCTATTTCAACAAGACGATGCTCCTGGCGCTGCTCGGCTCGGTCATCGTCGTCGGCTTCTTCTGGGCCGCCTTCCGCAAGCCGAAGGTCGTCCCGGGCAAGCTGCAGATGGTCGCCGAGTCGGGTTACGACTTCATTCGCCGCGGTGTCGTCTACGAGACCATCGGCAGGAAGGAAGGCGAGAAGTACGTCCCTCTGGTCGTCTCGCTGTTCTTCTTCATCTGGATGATGAACCTCTGGTCGATCGTTCCGCTCGCGCAGTTCCCGGTCACCTCGATCATCGCGTACCCCGCGGTCCTCGCGGCGATCGTCTACGTCACCTGGGTCTCGCTGACTTTCAAGCGGCACGGATTCGTCGGGGCGTTCAAGAACTTCACCGGATACGACAAGTCGCTGGGCCCGGTTCTCCCCCTGGCGATGTTCATCGAGCTCCTCTCGAACCTGATCGTGCGGCCGTTCACGCACGCGGTGCGGCTCTTCGCGAACATGTTCGCGGGTCACACCCTGCTGCTGCTGTTCACGATCGCCAGCTGGTACCTGCTCAACGGCCTCGGGATCGCCTACGCGAGTGTCTCGTTCGTCATGGTGATCGTCATGACGGCCTTCGAGCTGTTCATCCAGGCCCTGCAGGCATATGTATTCGTGCTTCTGACCTGCACTTTCATCCAGGGCGCGCTCGCCGAGCACCACTGA
- a CDS encoding MraY family glycosyltransferase, protein MREYLLTLCITAAVTYLLTGPVRKFAIVAGAMPEIRARDVHREPTPRLGGIAMFFGLCAGLLVADHLTNLSEVFENSNEPRALLSGAALIWLIGVLDDKFEIDALIKLGGQMIAAGVMVMQGLTILWLPIPGVGSVSLTQWQGTLLTVALVVITINAVNFADGLDGLAAGMVCIASAAFFMYGYRIWYGYGLESAAPATLFSALLMGMCLGFLPHNMHPARIFMGDSGSMLIGLVLAAGAISITGQVDPDAMNLFAGSEKEAVHQTVPVYIPLLLPLTIIAVPAADLVLAIVRRTWRGQSPFAADRGHLHHRLLEIGHSHSRAVLIMYFWSALIAFGALAYSVNSGAMWIVLGIMALSAVGLVLLLLPRFTPRAPRWAESFVPPRYRRRRALVSAEPAVSLAYANGDGPHEVPAGTLAGADQGVDGGVDGGVDGEREERRTPVVVGVSGVNGATAVGPRSRLLEERKAGTSR, encoded by the coding sequence GTGCGTGAATACCTCCTGACGCTCTGCATCACGGCCGCGGTGACGTACCTGCTGACCGGGCCGGTGCGGAAGTTCGCGATCGTGGCCGGAGCGATGCCGGAGATCCGGGCACGCGACGTGCACCGGGAACCCACACCGCGACTGGGCGGCATCGCGATGTTCTTCGGACTCTGCGCCGGCCTGCTGGTCGCGGACCATCTGACGAACCTCAGTGAGGTCTTCGAGAACTCCAACGAGCCGCGGGCCCTGCTCTCCGGCGCCGCCCTGATCTGGTTGATCGGCGTCCTGGACGACAAGTTCGAGATCGACGCCCTCATCAAGCTCGGCGGCCAGATGATCGCCGCGGGCGTCATGGTCATGCAGGGTCTGACGATCCTGTGGCTGCCGATCCCCGGCGTCGGCTCGGTCTCGCTCACCCAGTGGCAGGGCACGCTGCTGACCGTCGCGCTCGTCGTGATCACCATCAACGCCGTGAACTTCGCCGACGGCCTCGACGGCCTCGCCGCCGGCATGGTGTGCATCGCGTCCGCCGCGTTCTTCATGTACGGCTACCGCATCTGGTACGGCTACGGGCTTGAGTCCGCCGCCCCGGCCACCCTCTTCTCCGCGCTCCTCATGGGCATGTGCCTCGGCTTCCTGCCGCACAACATGCACCCCGCGCGGATCTTCATGGGCGACTCGGGCTCGATGCTCATCGGCCTGGTGCTGGCGGCCGGTGCCATCTCCATCACCGGGCAGGTCGACCCGGACGCGATGAACCTCTTCGCCGGGTCCGAGAAGGAGGCCGTGCACCAGACGGTGCCGGTCTACATCCCCCTGCTGCTGCCGCTGACGATCATCGCCGTCCCGGCGGCCGACCTGGTGCTCGCCATCGTGCGGCGCACCTGGCGCGGCCAGTCCCCGTTCGCCGCCGACCGAGGCCACCTGCACCACCGGCTGCTGGAGATCGGGCACTCGCACAGCAGGGCCGTGCTCATCATGTACTTCTGGTCGGCGCTGATCGCCTTCGGAGCCCTGGCCTACTCGGTGAACTCCGGGGCCATGTGGATCGTGCTCGGCATCATGGCGCTCAGCGCGGTGGGCCTGGTCCTGCTCCTGCTGCCGCGCTTCACACCGCGGGCCCCGCGCTGGGCCGAGAGCTTCGTGCCGCCGCGCTACCGCCGCCGCAGGGCCCTGGTGTCGGCGGAGCCGGCGGTGTCGCTCGCGTACGCCAACGGTGACGGACCGCACGAGGTGCCCGCGGGGACCCTCGCCGGAGCTGACCAAGGCGTCGACGGAGGCGTCGACGGAGGCGTCGACGGTGAGCGTGAGGAACGCCGCACTCCGGTGGTCGTCGGTGTCTCAGGAGTCAACGGGGCGACGGCTGTTGGGCCCCGTTCGCGTCTCCTGGAAGAGCGCAAGGCCGGAACGTCGCGCTGA
- the glyA gene encoding serine hydroxymethyltransferase, whose translation MPVAHTLEGPLSVDVLGRQDPELAEILRGELTRQSTTLQLIAAENFTSPAVLTALGSPLANKYAEGYPGARHHGGCEIVDVAERIAVERAKALFGAEHANVQSHSGSSAVLAAYAALLRPGDTVLAMGLPHGGHLTHGSPANFSGRWFDFVGYGVDPESGLIDHEQVRSLARTHRPKAIVCGSISYPRHIDYAVFREIADEVGAYLIADAAHPIGLVAGGAAPSPVPYADVVCATTHKVLRGPRGGMLLCGSELAERVDRAVFPFTQGGAQMHTIAAKAVAFGEAATPAFTAYAHQVVANARVLARGLAAEGFAVTTGGTDTHLLTVDPAPLGVDGRTARSRLAAAGVVLDTCALPHPDVRGLRLGTAAVTTQGMGEAETARIATLFATAVRDESAGRHVREEVRDLTGRFPPYPGS comes from the coding sequence ATGCCGGTCGCACACACGCTTGAAGGTCCGCTGTCGGTCGACGTGCTCGGCCGGCAGGATCCGGAGCTGGCCGAGATCCTGCGCGGGGAGCTGACGCGGCAGTCGACGACGCTGCAGCTCATCGCCGCCGAGAACTTCACCTCGCCCGCCGTGCTGACGGCGCTCGGCTCGCCGCTCGCGAACAAGTACGCCGAGGGATACCCCGGTGCCCGGCACCACGGCGGCTGCGAGATCGTCGACGTCGCCGAGCGCATCGCCGTGGAGCGTGCCAAGGCCCTGTTCGGCGCCGAACACGCCAACGTGCAGTCCCACTCAGGGAGTTCGGCCGTGCTGGCCGCGTACGCCGCCCTGCTGCGCCCGGGAGACACCGTCCTCGCGATGGGCCTGCCGCACGGCGGCCACCTCACGCACGGGTCGCCCGCGAACTTCTCCGGCCGGTGGTTCGACTTCGTCGGGTACGGCGTCGACCCCGAGAGCGGGCTCATCGACCACGAGCAGGTGCGCTCGCTGGCCCGGACGCACCGGCCGAAGGCCATCGTGTGCGGGTCGATCTCGTACCCCCGGCACATCGACTACGCCGTCTTCCGCGAGATCGCGGACGAGGTCGGCGCGTACCTCATCGCCGACGCCGCCCACCCCATCGGTCTCGTCGCCGGGGGAGCGGCGCCCAGCCCGGTCCCGTACGCCGATGTCGTGTGCGCGACCACGCACAAGGTGCTGCGCGGCCCGCGCGGTGGCATGCTGCTGTGCGGGAGCGAACTGGCCGAGCGGGTGGACCGGGCGGTGTTCCCGTTCACGCAGGGCGGCGCGCAGATGCACACCATCGCCGCCAAGGCCGTCGCGTTCGGCGAGGCGGCGACACCGGCGTTCACCGCGTACGCCCATCAGGTGGTCGCGAACGCGCGGGTGCTGGCGCGGGGCCTGGCCGCCGAGGGGTTCGCGGTCACCACCGGCGGTACCGACACCCACCTGCTCACCGTCGACCCGGCCCCGCTCGGCGTGGACGGCCGCACCGCTCGCAGCCGCCTCGCCGCCGCCGGAGTGGTCCTCGACACCTGTGCCCTTCCCCACCCCGACGTGCGAGGACTGCGCCTGGGCACGGCCGCCGTCACCACCCAGGGCATGGGCGAGGCCGAGACGGCACGCATAGCGACGCTGTTCGCGACGGCCGTGCGGGACGAGTCCGCCGGACGTCACGTACGTGAAGAAGTGCGGGATCTGACCGGAAGATTTCCGCCCTATCCCGGCTCATGA
- a CDS encoding protein-tyrosine-phosphatase, with protein MGTGTGYTGAYGDGASGDSAFRILHVSTGNVCRSPITERLTRHALADRLGDPLWGGLIVESAGTWGHEGAPMEANAEAVLADFGADPSDFVGRELLDEHVIRADLVLTATRDHRAQVISMGHSAGLRTFTLKEFTRLVRAIDPATLPPLEDGMVERARALVRAAAALRGWLLAPTAEADEVYDPYGAPLPFFRSVGDEIQQALDPVVTALTGVPART; from the coding sequence ATAGGTACGGGGACGGGGTACACGGGGGCTTACGGCGACGGGGCCTCGGGGGACTCCGCTTTTCGCATCCTCCACGTCAGCACCGGCAACGTGTGCCGCTCGCCGATCACCGAGCGGCTGACCCGTCATGCCCTGGCGGACCGGCTCGGCGACCCCCTGTGGGGCGGCCTGATCGTGGAGAGCGCCGGCACCTGGGGCCACGAGGGCGCACCCATGGAGGCCAACGCGGAGGCGGTCCTCGCGGACTTCGGCGCGGACCCCTCCGACTTCGTGGGCCGCGAACTGCTGGACGAGCACGTCATCCGGGCGGACCTCGTCCTCACGGCCACCCGCGACCACCGCGCCCAAGTCATCTCCATGGGCCACTCGGCGGGCCTGCGCACCTTCACCCTGAAGGAGTTCACCCGCCTGGTCCGCGCGATAGACCCCGCGACCCTGCCTCCCCTGGAGGACGGCATGGTCGAACGCGCACGGGCCCTGGTCCGCGCCGCGGCGGCTCTACGCGGGTGGCTTCTGGCCCCGACGGCGGAGGCGGACGAGGTGTACGACCCGTACGGGGCCCCGCTGCCGTTCTTCAGATCGGTGGGGGACGAGATCCAGCAGGCGCTGGATCCGGTGGTGACCGCCCTGACGGGTGTGCCCGCTCGGACGTAA